A stretch of the Marinobacter sp. JH2 genome encodes the following:
- the purB gene encoding adenylosuccinate lyase — MELNALTAISPVDGRYGSKVSVFRSIFSEYGLIRNRVTVEIRWLQKLAEHPAITEVPAFSAEANAFLDKMVTEFSLADAERIKEIERTTNHDVKAVEYLIKEKIAEVPELHAVTEFVHFACTSEDINNLSHALMLREGLDHGLLPGMEKVVDKLTELSKEHAEQPMLSRTHGQTASPTTVGKELANVVYRLRRQLKQIKSVELLGKINGAVGNYNAHLSAYPQVDWATNAKEFIERLGLDWNPYTTQIEPHDYIAELYDAIARFNTILIDLDRDIWGYISLGYFKQKTVAGEIGSSTMPHKVNPIDFENSEGNLGIANAIFSHLSTKLPISRWQRDLTDSTVLRNLGVGFAHSLIAYEATLKGLGKLELNPARLGEDLNSAWEVLAEPIQTVMRRYNIEKPYEKLKDLTRGKTMSAEVIQNFVETLEIPEEAKAELRALTPESYIGNAVEQAGNI, encoded by the coding sequence ATGGAACTCAACGCCCTGACCGCCATTTCTCCGGTCGATGGACGCTACGGCAGCAAAGTCAGCGTATTTCGCAGCATCTTCAGTGAATACGGTCTGATCCGTAACCGGGTAACCGTCGAGATCCGCTGGCTGCAAAAACTCGCTGAACACCCGGCCATTACCGAAGTGCCGGCGTTCTCGGCAGAAGCCAATGCCTTCCTGGACAAGATGGTCACCGAATTCAGCCTCGCCGACGCTGAACGCATCAAAGAAATCGAGCGCACCACCAACCACGACGTAAAAGCGGTTGAATACCTCATCAAAGAAAAGATTGCCGAGGTTCCCGAACTTCACGCCGTTACTGAATTCGTCCACTTCGCGTGCACTTCCGAAGACATCAACAATCTGTCTCACGCCCTGATGCTTCGCGAAGGCCTGGATCACGGCTTGCTACCGGGCATGGAAAAAGTCGTCGATAAGCTGACCGAGCTTTCCAAAGAACACGCCGAACAGCCCATGTTGTCGCGTACACACGGTCAGACAGCGTCCCCTACGACGGTCGGCAAAGAACTGGCTAACGTGGTTTACCGCCTACGCCGCCAGCTCAAGCAGATCAAATCTGTCGAGCTACTGGGCAAGATCAACGGTGCCGTTGGTAACTACAACGCACACCTGTCTGCTTACCCGCAGGTGGACTGGGCCACAAACGCTAAAGAATTCATCGAACGCCTCGGCCTCGACTGGAACCCGTACACCACGCAGATTGAACCGCACGATTACATAGCAGAGTTGTACGATGCCATTGCCCGCTTCAACACCATCCTGATCGATCTGGATCGTGACATCTGGGGTTACATCTCTCTGGGCTACTTCAAGCAAAAGACCGTAGCCGGCGAGATAGGCTCTTCAACCATGCCCCACAAGGTCAACCCGATCGACTTCGAAAATTCTGAAGGCAATCTTGGTATCGCCAACGCCATCTTCAGCCACTTGTCGACCAAGTTGCCGATTTCCCGCTGGCAGCGCGACCTGACCGACTCTACGGTTCTGCGTAATTTAGGTGTTGGGTTTGCGCACAGCTTGATCGCGTACGAAGCCACGCTGAAAGGCTTGGGCAAGCTGGAACTTAACCCGGCTCGTTTGGGCGAAGACCTCAACAGCGCTTGGGAAGTGTTGGCGGAACCCATCCAAACCGTGATGCGTCGTTACAACATCGAAAAGCCCTACGAAAAGCTCAAAGATCTGACCCGCGGCAAAACCATGTCGGCGGAAGTGATTCAGAATTTCGTAGAGACTTTGGAGATTCCGGAAGAAGCGAAAGCGGAGCTCCGCGCCCTGACACCGGAATCTTACATTGGTAACGCCGTCGAACAAGCCGGCAACATCTAA
- the mnmA gene encoding tRNA 2-thiouridine(34) synthase MnmA has protein sequence MTSNPDSKAPENTRVIVGMSGGVDSSVAAWLLKDQGYQVEGLFMKNWDEDDGTEYCTAMTDLADAQAVADAIAIKLHTASFAAEYWDRVFEHFLSEYSAGRTPNPDILCNKEVKFRAFLDYAVTLGADYIATGHYTRQRPLNDGSGMAELLKGLDPNKDQSYFLHAVSGDRIARTLFPVGELEKPEVRRIAEEQGFITHNKKDSTGICFIGERKFTDFLKQYLPAQPGTIETPDGEVIGKHQGLMYHTIGQRQGLGIGGLAKYGDDPWYVAEKDLSRNVLIAVQGKHHPLLFSRGLVSGPIDWIAGKAPSPQFRCRAKTRYRQPDQDCEVTVIEGGVKVVFDDAQRAVTPGQSVVFYIDDVCLGGGVIEETWRDNEAFPSRLNQENSAEARS, from the coding sequence ATGACTTCCAATCCTGATTCCAAAGCCCCAGAAAACACCCGCGTCATCGTTGGCATGTCCGGCGGTGTAGATTCCTCGGTTGCCGCTTGGTTATTGAAAGACCAGGGGTACCAGGTGGAAGGCCTGTTCATGAAGAACTGGGACGAAGATGACGGAACAGAATACTGCACCGCCATGACCGATCTGGCGGACGCGCAAGCTGTAGCCGATGCCATTGCCATCAAATTGCATACCGCCAGTTTTGCAGCGGAATACTGGGATCGAGTCTTCGAACACTTTTTATCCGAATACAGCGCCGGCCGCACGCCCAACCCCGACATTTTGTGTAACAAGGAAGTGAAATTCCGCGCCTTTTTAGATTACGCCGTGACCCTTGGCGCAGACTACATTGCAACGGGACACTATACCCGCCAGCGCCCATTGAACGATGGCAGCGGCATGGCTGAACTGCTCAAAGGGCTGGATCCGAACAAAGACCAAAGCTATTTTCTGCACGCTGTCTCTGGCGATCGCATTGCCCGCACCCTGTTCCCGGTCGGTGAACTGGAAAAACCAGAAGTGCGCCGTATTGCGGAAGAGCAAGGGTTTATCACCCACAACAAAAAAGATTCCACCGGCATCTGTTTTATCGGCGAGCGCAAATTCACCGATTTTTTGAAACAGTATCTGCCTGCCCAACCCGGCACCATTGAAACCCCGGATGGCGAAGTGATTGGCAAACATCAGGGCTTGATGTACCACACCATTGGTCAGCGTCAGGGTTTGGGAATCGGTGGCTTGGCCAAATACGGCGACGACCCGTGGTACGTAGCCGAGAAGGACTTAAGCCGAAATGTACTAATAGCCGTACAAGGCAAACACCACCCGCTGCTATTCTCGCGCGGACTTGTGTCCGGTCCAATTGACTGGATTGCCGGCAAAGCGCCTTCCCCGCAATTCCGCTGCAGGGCAAAAACCCGGTATCGTCAACCGGATCAGGATTGCGAGGTCACCGTCATCGAGGGCGGCGTAAAAGTCGTATTCGATGATGCTCAACGAGCAGTCACACCCGGCCAGTCGGTGGTGTTTTACATCGACGACGTGTGTCTCGGCGGTGGCGTTATTGAGGAAACCTGGCGCGATAATGAAGCGTTTCCCTCACGCCTAAACCAAGAGAACTCAGCCGAGGCGCGTTCATGA
- a CDS encoding LysR family transcriptional regulator has product MDISRVDLNLLVFLDVLLRERNVTKAANHLGITQPAMSNGLRRLRDLFGDPILVRTSEGMTATERAQELQPLVRSILSNIEQAVQEKTPFAAENSQRVFRIMASDYAESCLMPRVLRRIRQEAPHVTLDVLTPSDVSFLDVEQGRLDMAINRFDKIPQSFHQKTLWTEYFACLMNAHNPVLVEPFTLDTYLDASHIWVSKTGFGVGVGVNPKDVQRLGWVDEALGLMGRKRQISVFTRHYQVAMLLAEQHDLIATLPSRAAWLQKDNSNLVVKVPPFEIPPFELKMAWSPLLQHNSDHQWLRKLVAEVAEEVDDEFAPFGAQFESPQALGSDR; this is encoded by the coding sequence ATGGATATTTCCCGTGTGGATCTTAATTTGCTGGTTTTCCTCGATGTATTGCTGCGGGAGCGGAACGTAACCAAAGCCGCCAACCATCTGGGGATTACCCAACCGGCCATGAGTAATGGTTTGAGGCGGCTCAGGGATCTTTTCGGAGACCCTATTCTGGTGCGTACCAGCGAGGGGATGACCGCCACAGAGCGAGCGCAAGAATTGCAGCCGCTGGTGCGTTCAATTCTTTCGAACATTGAACAGGCGGTTCAGGAAAAAACGCCTTTTGCCGCAGAGAACAGTCAACGGGTGTTCCGGATTATGGCTAGTGACTATGCGGAATCCTGCCTCATGCCTCGGGTGTTGCGTCGTATTCGACAAGAAGCACCGCACGTTACGCTGGATGTGCTGACGCCGAGTGACGTCAGCTTTCTGGACGTGGAGCAGGGTCGCTTGGATATGGCCATTAACCGGTTCGACAAGATTCCACAATCGTTTCACCAGAAAACGCTTTGGACGGAATACTTCGCCTGTTTGATGAATGCCCATAATCCGGTTCTGGTGGAACCCTTCACTCTGGATACCTATCTGGACGCGAGCCATATCTGGGTTAGTAAAACCGGCTTTGGTGTGGGAGTCGGGGTTAACCCGAAGGATGTGCAGCGTTTGGGCTGGGTGGATGAAGCCTTGGGGTTGATGGGGCGTAAACGCCAGATCTCGGTGTTCACACGCCACTATCAGGTAGCAATGTTGTTGGCTGAACAGCACGACTTGATAGCAACCTTGCCGTCAAGAGCGGCCTGGCTACAAAAAGATAATTCAAACCTTGTGGTTAAGGTGCCGCCGTTTGAAATTCCTCCATTTGAGCTCAAAATGGCGTGGAGCCCGTTGTTGCAGCATAACTCGGACCATCAATGGCTGAGAAAGTTGGTCGCAGAAGTGGCTGAAGAAGTGGACGACGAATTTGCGCCTTTCGGTGCTCAGTTTGAATCGCCTCAGGCGCTTGGGTCAGATCGGTAG
- a CDS encoding MarR family transcriptional regulator, with protein MTSKSCSESQWADQLLALDNQLCFALYAANRAVTARYRPLLKELGLTYPQYLVMLVLWQQDQSSELPTVSEIGQRLRLDSGTLTPLLKRLEERCLLKRARGLDDERVVRLALTNAGRLLRAEAVSVPERLMCGLDIDSAQVASLRGELRGLLEVLEGRAPTAQ; from the coding sequence ATGACATCGAAAAGCTGCTCTGAATCTCAGTGGGCCGATCAGCTTCTGGCGCTGGATAATCAGCTGTGTTTCGCGCTTTACGCCGCGAATAGGGCCGTTACGGCACGTTATCGGCCGCTGCTGAAAGAGTTGGGGCTGACTTACCCTCAATACTTGGTGATGTTGGTGCTTTGGCAGCAGGATCAGAGCAGCGAATTACCTACGGTATCGGAGATCGGTCAGCGTTTGCGGCTGGATTCCGGTACCTTGACACCGTTGCTGAAAAGGCTAGAAGAGCGCTGCTTGCTCAAGCGCGCGCGGGGGCTCGATGATGAGCGCGTGGTGAGGCTGGCGCTGACGAATGCCGGCCGTCTGTTGCGCGCCGAGGCAGTGTCTGTGCCAGAGCGCTTGATGTGCGGTCTTGACATTGATTCGGCGCAGGTAGCCTCGTTGCGAGGAGAACTCAGGGGTCTTCTTGAGGTTCTTGAGGGGCGGGCGCCCACCGCACAATAG
- a CDS encoding ATP-binding protein, with translation MLNRFNKRLSYRLTRDTVLVAMALGLLLNLIQITLDYSNAQDAMDQEVHALLEISRSPASQIAYNIDVRLAEELLDGLLLHPATIDARLIDSDQKTMAASSTPSASSPYRWISDSLFGQNRTFSETLQVPQLKGLSLGRLVLTIDTYHYGLQFLKRAGNTLLIGLLKSLVLTLALLAIFYVVLTRPMMGLIRALGRANSRSPEKVRLPIPQNHERDEIGSMVEIINDHLQNMEASVAKLRSAERTMKNYSTRLEHEVEERTREISEKNTALQRGNRALVKAKEDAVRRARARANFLASMSHEIRTPLNGMLGMLGLAVEDEGDPRQKSRIEIASKAGENLLDLLNDILDISKVEAGKLSLEIIPFSARELTSECTTLHAQQARRKRIALVNEIDSDLPEYFLGDPTRTRQVLNNLLSNAIKFTDQGKVKVKVSYSTGKLRIEVIDTGIGMSRDGLHKIFSPFSQADTDTTRLYGGTGLGLTLCRQLIERMNGRIEVDSTPGKGTHFTVTLPLPVHDEPIQEKALLEEPASESMTVLKILLVEDNHVNQLVASAILRRLGHKVDNAENGQRAIEALKRESYDLVLMDCQMPVMDGYEATREIRRNPRWKNLPVIAVTANVMQGDKEDCFASGMDDYIIKPYNREELKAAIVRWAPAPQEPQEDP, from the coding sequence GTGCTTAACAGGTTCAACAAGCGGCTTTCGTATCGCCTCACCAGAGATACCGTCCTCGTAGCCATGGCATTAGGGCTACTGTTGAATCTGATTCAAATAACCTTGGACTACTCCAATGCCCAGGATGCGATGGATCAGGAAGTTCACGCCTTGCTCGAGATCAGTCGCAGCCCTGCTTCACAGATTGCCTATAACATAGACGTCCGTCTGGCCGAAGAATTACTGGACGGGTTATTACTGCATCCGGCCACGATCGATGCCCGGCTCATTGATAGCGACCAAAAAACCATGGCAGCGTCCAGTACACCGAGTGCAAGCTCGCCTTACCGCTGGATCAGTGATTCGTTATTTGGACAAAACCGCACGTTTTCCGAAACCCTGCAGGTGCCCCAACTGAAAGGTCTGTCCCTTGGTCGTTTGGTTCTGACCATCGACACCTACCATTACGGGCTTCAGTTTCTGAAGCGGGCAGGCAATACCCTTCTGATCGGGTTACTAAAAAGCCTGGTACTCACACTAGCCCTGCTGGCCATTTTTTACGTTGTACTGACCCGCCCCATGATGGGACTGATCAGAGCATTGGGACGGGCAAATAGCCGGTCGCCAGAGAAAGTCCGGCTCCCTATCCCTCAGAATCACGAACGCGACGAAATCGGTTCGATGGTCGAAATCATCAACGACCACCTGCAAAACATGGAGGCCAGTGTCGCCAAGCTCCGTTCAGCGGAACGCACCATGAAAAACTACTCGACGCGTCTGGAGCATGAAGTCGAAGAACGAACCCGTGAAATATCGGAGAAAAACACTGCGCTCCAGCGCGGTAACCGGGCACTCGTTAAAGCAAAGGAAGACGCAGTACGCAGAGCCCGTGCCCGTGCGAACTTCCTTGCTAGCATGAGCCACGAAATACGTACGCCATTAAACGGCATGCTGGGTATGCTTGGGCTTGCCGTAGAAGACGAAGGTGATCCCCGACAAAAGAGCCGCATAGAAATTGCTTCAAAAGCAGGTGAAAACTTGCTGGACCTTCTCAATGACATCCTTGACATATCGAAAGTTGAAGCAGGAAAACTGAGCCTTGAAATCATTCCGTTTTCAGCTCGGGAATTGACCAGTGAATGCACAACACTGCACGCACAACAAGCGCGGCGGAAGCGGATTGCATTGGTCAACGAGATCGACAGTGACTTACCTGAATACTTTTTGGGCGATCCAACGCGAACCCGTCAGGTACTCAACAATCTACTGAGTAACGCCATCAAGTTTACTGACCAGGGTAAGGTGAAGGTCAAGGTTAGCTATTCAACCGGGAAACTTCGCATCGAGGTCATCGATACCGGCATCGGGATGTCCCGTGACGGCCTGCACAAGATCTTTTCACCTTTCTCGCAAGCCGATACCGATACAACGCGCCTCTACGGCGGTACCGGCCTGGGCCTAACGCTTTGCCGACAACTGATTGAGCGCATGAACGGCAGGATCGAAGTAGACTCCACGCCCGGTAAAGGAACACACTTTACCGTTACGCTGCCCTTGCCTGTTCACGATGAACCGATTCAGGAAAAAGCACTACTGGAGGAACCCGCGTCCGAATCGATGACCGTGTTGAAGATTCTTCTGGTGGAAGACAACCATGTTAACCAGTTGGTGGCGAGTGCAATTCTTCGGCGACTGGGGCACAAGGTAGACAACGCAGAAAACGGACAGCGCGCAATCGAAGCCCTCAAACGCGAAAGCTACGATCTGGTGCTCATGGACTGCCAAATGCCCGTAATGGATGGCTACGAAGCCACTCGAGAGATACGGCGTAACCCCCGCTGGAAGAACCTGCCAGTGATCGCCGTAACCGCGAACGTTATGCAAGGAGACAAAGAGGATTGCTTTGCCTCCGGGATGGATGACTACATCATCAAGCCCTATAATCGTGAAGAGCTTAAAGCGGCTATTGTGCGGTGGGCGCCCGCCCCTCAAGAACCTCAAGAAGACCCCTGA
- a CDS encoding pyridoxal phosphate-dependent aminotransferase: protein MHNFSKSAKLDNVCYEIRGVVLREARRLEEEGHRVLKLNIGNPAAFELDVPEEIQQDVIYNMPQAQGYVESKGLFSARKAVMHYCQQRGIAKVDIDDIYLGNGVSELIVMSMQALLNTGDEVLIPAPDYPLWTAAVTLSSGKPVHYRCDEQQNWFPDIEDIKKKITPRTKAIVLINPNNPTGAVYSVELLHQVIELARKHNLIVLSDEIYDKILYDGTVHTSTASLAEDVLFFTYNGLSKNYRAAGYRAGWMIISGAKHRAKDLIEGIEMLSNMRLCANVPAQLAIQTALGGYQSINDLVAPGGRLYEQRDTAWRMLNDIPGVSCVKPQGALYLFPKLDPKHFPIHNDEKLVLDLLLQEKILLVQGSAFNVDDHQHLRVVFLPRKEALADAMGRLGNFLEHYRQ, encoded by the coding sequence ATGCATAACTTCTCCAAATCCGCCAAGCTCGACAATGTGTGTTATGAAATCCGCGGTGTGGTTCTACGGGAGGCGCGCAGGCTGGAAGAAGAGGGGCACCGCGTCCTTAAACTGAATATCGGAAACCCGGCGGCATTCGAACTCGATGTGCCGGAAGAAATTCAACAAGACGTGATTTACAACATGCCTCAGGCACAAGGCTATGTTGAATCGAAAGGCCTGTTTTCGGCCCGAAAGGCGGTCATGCACTACTGTCAGCAGCGTGGTATCGCCAAAGTTGATATTGATGACATTTATCTGGGCAATGGCGTCAGTGAGTTGATCGTTATGTCCATGCAGGCTCTGCTCAATACCGGTGACGAAGTCCTCATCCCCGCCCCGGATTATCCGCTATGGACCGCAGCTGTCACGCTCTCCAGTGGCAAGCCTGTACATTATCGCTGCGACGAACAGCAGAACTGGTTCCCGGACATTGAAGACATTAAAAAGAAGATCACTCCGCGCACCAAAGCCATTGTATTGATCAACCCGAACAACCCCACCGGCGCGGTCTATTCGGTCGAACTGTTGCACCAAGTCATCGAGTTAGCCAGAAAGCACAATTTGATCGTGCTGTCCGACGAGATCTACGACAAAATTCTCTACGACGGAACCGTACACACCTCTACGGCATCTTTAGCGGAAGACGTTCTATTCTTCACTTACAACGGTTTATCGAAAAACTACCGGGCCGCTGGTTACCGCGCAGGCTGGATGATCATCAGCGGTGCCAAACACCGAGCCAAAGATCTGATCGAAGGCATCGAAATGCTTTCCAACATGCGCCTGTGCGCCAACGTACCTGCACAGCTTGCCATTCAAACGGCCCTGGGTGGTTACCAATCCATCAACGACCTGGTCGCCCCGGGAGGACGCCTGTACGAACAACGGGACACAGCATGGCGTATGCTGAACGACATACCGGGCGTCAGCTGCGTGAAGCCTCAGGGTGCACTGTATCTATTCCCAAAGCTGGACCCGAAACACTTCCCGATCCACAACGACGAGAAACTGGTTTTAGACCTGCTATTGCAAGAAAAGATTCTTCTGGTGCAAGGCTCGGCGTTTAATGTTGATGATCACCAGCACCTACGCGTTGTGTTCCTGCCGCGCAAAGAAGCGCTGGCAGATGCCATGGGTCGATTGGGCAATTTCTTGGAACACTACCGGCAGTAA
- a CDS encoding glutathione peroxidase, producing MANESIYDFSAKDVKGNDVAMSDYQGKVLLVVNTASKCGFTPQFEGLQQLHSELGAKGFEVLGFPCNQFMNQDPGSNESITEFCSLNYGVDFPMFAKVEVNGDDAHPLYRFLKKEAKGLMGSEKVKWNFTKFLVNQEGQVVRRYAPTVKPADIRNDIEKLL from the coding sequence ATGGCGAACGAATCGATTTATGATTTCAGTGCTAAGGACGTGAAGGGCAACGACGTTGCGATGTCCGATTACCAGGGTAAAGTGTTATTGGTTGTCAACACCGCATCCAAATGCGGTTTCACACCCCAATTTGAAGGTCTTCAGCAGCTGCATAGCGAACTCGGCGCCAAGGGCTTCGAGGTGCTTGGTTTCCCTTGTAACCAATTTATGAATCAAGACCCGGGTAGTAATGAATCTATCACCGAGTTTTGCTCGCTGAATTATGGGGTTGATTTCCCCATGTTCGCGAAAGTCGAAGTGAATGGCGATGATGCCCACCCGCTGTATCGATTCTTGAAGAAAGAAGCAAAAGGTCTGATGGGCAGTGAAAAGGTGAAATGGAATTTCACAAAATTCCTGGTTAATCAGGAAGGTCAGGTGGTGCGACGCTATGCACCGACGGTCAAGCCAGCGGATATCCGGAATGACATCGAAAAGCTGCTCTGA
- a CDS encoding GNAT family N-acetyltransferase, with amino-acid sequence MTPRFRKYSWQLAPRSIRDIRQRVFVDEQQVPAELEWDDTDEIADHYLAVDSNNQPMATARLFSALEETGYIGRMAVLPEYRGRGMGEALIQHLLKESSGRYHELRLSAQQHAIGFYQRSGFHVCSSPYDDAGIPHLDMRCLAPGLAHQGLSQRSQPLILGVDNESWLFDHETAFLGLLDSMVGQTRQRLWIYDRLLDHDRYDRHQLRELISAVARQHRLSDVRILIHDDKPLVQKRHRLIELMRRIPSRIELRVISDDYPQDDQPFVMADRDGLLCRHDFNKPEGFANFNAGRRLKLKEERFQRMWDTAQASLELRELPI; translated from the coding sequence ATGACTCCGAGATTCCGAAAATACAGCTGGCAACTGGCCCCACGCTCCATTCGCGATATCCGTCAACGGGTGTTTGTCGACGAACAGCAAGTGCCAGCGGAATTAGAGTGGGACGACACAGACGAAATAGCCGATCACTACCTGGCCGTCGATTCAAACAATCAGCCCATGGCTACCGCGCGCTTGTTCTCCGCCTTGGAAGAAACCGGCTACATCGGACGCATGGCTGTGCTTCCGGAATATCGCGGGCGCGGCATGGGCGAAGCTCTGATACAACACCTGTTGAAAGAATCTTCCGGGCGCTACCACGAGCTCAGGCTTTCGGCTCAACAACACGCTATCGGCTTCTACCAACGCAGCGGCTTTCATGTTTGCTCATCCCCCTATGACGATGCGGGCATTCCTCATCTGGATATGCGCTGCCTAGCACCAGGGCTAGCTCATCAGGGGCTCAGTCAACGCTCACAACCGTTAATTTTAGGCGTAGACAACGAAAGTTGGCTGTTCGATCACGAAACCGCGTTTCTCGGGCTGTTGGACTCTATGGTGGGCCAGACAAGACAGCGGTTATGGATTTATGATCGCTTACTGGATCATGATCGCTACGACCGCCATCAACTGCGCGAATTAATCTCCGCCGTTGCCCGCCAGCATCGCCTGAGTGATGTTCGCATTCTGATCCACGACGACAAACCCTTGGTTCAGAAGCGGCATCGTTTGATCGAGCTGATGCGCCGAATACCCAGCCGTATCGAACTTCGTGTCATCAGCGACGATTATCCGCAGGATGACCAGCCCTTCGTCATGGCGGATCGTGACGGCCTGCTCTGCCGCCACGACTTCAACAAACCGGAAGGATTCGCTAACTTTAACGCTGGCCGGCGGCTAAAACTCAAGGAAGAAAGATTTCAGCGCATGTGGGACACCGCCCAAGCATCGCTGGAATTGCGCGAACTACCGATCTGA
- a CDS encoding cupin domain-containing protein translates to MDMLGGLTATEFLRDYWQKKPLVIRQAFPGFQCPVSPDELAGLACEEAVESRIVIESEAGKPWQLHNGPFTPERFSTLPEQDWTLLVQGLDHWVPEISDLLEAFRFVPNWRLDDIMASYAPKGGSVGPHYDQYDVFLLQAEGHRRWTFGGHCDHTSPRVDGTPLRILSSWDGEETVTLAPGDMLYLPPGVGHHGVAEDECITLSIGFRAPTIDDLLTGFTDFLCNQEKAAKHLGDPDLKVQDNPGTISPDVIDRLDQVIREQVSDRRKLALWFGQYTTAPKSLDIVVPAEEPAAPEDLAAAIEAGEQLRWNEGSRFAYHEFEGETALFVDGEQYLLRGDAQPIALLLCSGARIDPSKLAYFAQDEALMGLLTTLYNQGSVYFE, encoded by the coding sequence ATGGACATGCTTGGCGGACTGACAGCCACTGAATTTCTGCGCGACTACTGGCAGAAGAAACCACTTGTCATCCGTCAGGCATTTCCCGGCTTTCAATGCCCGGTCAGCCCGGACGAACTGGCTGGCCTAGCCTGTGAAGAAGCGGTGGAATCTCGTATCGTTATTGAAAGCGAGGCCGGTAAGCCTTGGCAATTGCATAACGGCCCATTTACACCAGAACGGTTCAGCACACTACCTGAACAAGATTGGACGCTGCTGGTGCAAGGCTTGGATCACTGGGTTCCGGAAATATCCGATTTGCTGGAAGCCTTCCGCTTCGTCCCTAACTGGCGGCTTGATGACATCATGGCCAGCTATGCGCCCAAAGGCGGTAGCGTTGGGCCTCATTACGATCAGTACGATGTTTTCCTACTGCAGGCCGAAGGCCATCGGCGCTGGACCTTTGGCGGCCATTGCGACCACACCTCCCCCAGAGTTGATGGCACACCGTTGAGAATTCTCAGCAGCTGGGACGGCGAAGAAACCGTCACACTGGCGCCGGGCGACATGCTCTATCTTCCGCCCGGAGTCGGCCACCACGGTGTTGCTGAAGACGAATGCATCACCTTGTCGATCGGCTTTAGAGCGCCCACAATCGATGACTTGCTGACCGGCTTTACTGACTTCCTGTGCAATCAGGAAAAAGCCGCTAAGCACCTCGGTGACCCCGACCTAAAAGTTCAGGACAATCCCGGCACTATTTCTCCAGACGTGATTGATCGCCTGGATCAAGTGATTCGCGAACAAGTCAGCGACCGGCGCAAGCTGGCTCTTTGGTTTGGTCAATACACGACGGCACCGAAAAGCCTCGATATCGTCGTGCCCGCAGAAGAGCCGGCTGCGCCTGAAGATTTAGCTGCTGCCATCGAAGCCGGCGAGCAATTACGCTGGAACGAAGGTTCTCGTTTTGCCTATCACGAATTTGAAGGCGAAACCGCCCTGTTCGTAGACGGCGAACAATATTTACTGAGAGGTGATGCTCAACCGATCGCACTTCTTTTGTGCTCAGGTGCCCGCATCGATCCATCCAAGCTGGCATACTTTGCTCAGGATGAAGCGCTCATGGGCCTGCTAACCACGCTTTATAATCAAGGCTCTGTGTACTTCGAGTAA
- the hflD gene encoding high frequency lysogenization protein HflD: MSRTLHDQTLALAGLFQAASLVQQIAHKGTCNEESLETSLRSLFATDPASTLDVYGGELSDIQEGLKALSTSLAQQSGTQDVETLRYVLNLVQLESKLKSSPDILDVIGSRIEQARHTASHFGYNHSNLIGNLASIYTDTISTFRLRIQVSGNPQVLQQDENAAKVRALLLAGIRSAVLWRQCGGRRWQLIFARKKVINHARELLR, encoded by the coding sequence ATGAGCCGTACCTTGCACGACCAGACACTGGCCTTGGCCGGATTGTTTCAGGCAGCTTCTTTGGTTCAACAAATTGCTCATAAAGGAACTTGCAACGAAGAGAGCTTGGAAACCTCGCTGCGTTCGCTATTCGCCACGGACCCGGCGTCGACTCTCGACGTTTATGGTGGCGAGTTATCCGATATACAGGAAGGTCTGAAAGCCCTGTCCACCTCGCTGGCTCAACAAAGCGGCACCCAAGATGTCGAGACACTTCGCTATGTTCTGAACTTGGTGCAACTGGAATCCAAGCTCAAAAGCAGTCCGGACATCCTTGACGTGATCGGCAGCCGCATAGAGCAAGCTCGCCACACCGCTAGCCATTTCGGATACAACCATAGCAATCTGATTGGCAACCTGGCTTCGATCTACACCGATACCATCAGTACCTTCCGTTTGCGCATCCAGGTCAGCGGCAATCCGCAAGTCCTGCAGCAAGATGAGAACGCTGCCAAAGTCCGCGCCCTGCTCCTTGCTGGCATTCGCTCCGCTGTGCTTTGGCGACAATGCGGCGGCCGCCGCTGGCAACTGATTTTTGCTCGTAAAAAAGTGATCAACCACGCCCGCGAGTTGTTGCGCTGA